A single window of Psychromonas ingrahamii 37 DNA harbors:
- a CDS encoding M20 aminoacylase family protein yields MLKEQITQWRHQIHQQPEFGFEEHETSAFVAQKLEEFGIEVHRNIGQTGVVGILKCGSSNKTIGLRADMDALKICEKNDFKHVSKNEGLMHACGHDGHTSMLLGAAKVLSESKNFNGTIYFIFQPCEEHGLGAKAMIADGLFTRWNIDAVYAMHNLPGIEAGSFATTSGSIMASESAFEIEVIATGGHAAMPHMGTDPIVVASQIVCALQTITSRNLDSIKEPAVISVTEFTTNGTVNVIPSRVTIKGDTRSFTDQVLQKIEKAIERVTAGCCMAAGVDYKYNFNNSFLSTINTEAETLNAVTAAQAVVGEDKVNGSCRPFTISEDFSFMQREVPSCYILVGNGIGEIGGCALHNALYDFNDEVLLTGVDFWKVLVEQQLKI; encoded by the coding sequence ATGTTAAAAGAACAAATTACACAATGGCGTCACCAAATACATCAGCAGCCAGAATTTGGCTTTGAAGAGCATGAAACTTCAGCCTTTGTAGCACAAAAACTAGAAGAATTTGGCATAGAGGTACACCGTAATATTGGGCAAACAGGTGTGGTTGGTATTTTAAAATGTGGTAGTAGTAATAAAACCATCGGATTACGTGCAGATATGGATGCCCTAAAAATCTGTGAAAAAAATGATTTTAAGCATGTATCAAAAAATGAAGGTCTTATGCATGCCTGTGGGCATGATGGACATACAAGCATGTTGCTTGGTGCAGCGAAAGTGCTTTCGGAAAGCAAAAATTTTAATGGGACTATTTATTTTATTTTCCAACCTTGCGAAGAACATGGGCTAGGCGCAAAAGCGATGATCGCAGATGGTTTATTTACACGTTGGAATATCGATGCTGTTTATGCGATGCATAATTTACCGGGTATTGAAGCGGGCTCATTTGCAACTACATCGGGTTCAATTATGGCAAGTGAAAGTGCTTTTGAAATTGAAGTTATTGCAACAGGCGGTCATGCTGCTATGCCACATATGGGGACAGATCCGATTGTGGTTGCCTCACAAATTGTGTGCGCATTACAAACAATTACTTCGCGTAATCTTGATTCAATCAAAGAACCTGCCGTTATTTCGGTTACTGAGTTTACAACAAACGGCACAGTAAATGTGATCCCTTCTCGTGTGACGATTAAAGGTGATACGCGTAGTTTTACTGATCAAGTGCTGCAAAAAATTGAAAAAGCAATTGAACGTGTGACTGCTGGTTGTTGCATGGCTGCAGGTGTTGATTATAAATATAATTTTAATAACTCATTTTTATCCACAATAAACACCGAAGCTGAAACATTGAATGCAGTTACGGCTGCGCAAGCTGTGGTTGGCGAAGATAAAGTAAATGGTAGTTGTCGTCCGTTTACTATAAGTGAAGATTTTTCTTTTATGCAACGTGAAGTACCCAGTTGCTATATTTTGGTTGGTAATGGTATTGGTGAAATCGGAGGTTGTGCATTACATAATGCTTTGTACGATTTTAATGATGAAGTGTTATTAACTGGTGTGGATTTCTGGAAAGTATTGGTTGAGCAACAATTAAAAATATAG
- a CDS encoding diaminopropionate ammonia-lyase, with translation MINVSANSFFNAQSSKLFTQDIAAQAQSFHQKIEGYTPTPLISLPVLAKSLGLKNILAKDESHRFGLNAFKVLGGSYALGQLLAEKLNMSLSDIDLKTVASKFDSPMVFTTATAGNHGTGVAWAAREMGQKAVVYMPKGAAQTSVERIRGLGAECIVTDVNYDDTVRLANQTAQENNWELVQDTAWDGYEQIPTWISQGYMTMAAEALTQLDGIKPTHLLLQAGVGAMAGGVLGYYADALGADNITSVIVEPENVACIYLSGTSADGEVKAVSGELNSIMTGLACGEPNPVTWPILKNCSKYFVSVGDNVTATGMRVLANPLPGDQAIISGESGAITLGLLYALAQSETGKAQAKELGLNEESVVLIFSTEGDINPASYQNIVWNGQYPL, from the coding sequence ATGATCAATGTAAGTGCAAACTCATTTTTTAATGCTCAATCTTCCAAATTATTTACCCAAGATATAGCTGCTCAAGCTCAATCGTTTCACCAGAAAATTGAAGGTTATACACCGACGCCGTTAATCTCGTTACCTGTACTTGCTAAGTCTCTTGGACTTAAAAATATTTTAGCTAAAGATGAATCACATCGTTTTGGGCTCAATGCTTTTAAAGTGCTTGGTGGCTCTTACGCATTAGGTCAATTACTGGCTGAAAAACTAAATATGTCTCTTTCAGATATTGACCTTAAAACAGTTGCATCCAAGTTCGATTCACCAATGGTATTTACTACTGCAACGGCGGGTAATCACGGAACAGGCGTTGCTTGGGCGGCTCGAGAAATGGGCCAGAAAGCGGTAGTTTACATGCCTAAAGGCGCAGCACAAACGAGTGTTGAACGGATTCGTGGTTTAGGTGCAGAATGCATTGTTACCGATGTTAATTATGATGATACGGTACGACTTGCAAACCAAACAGCACAAGAAAATAATTGGGAATTAGTACAAGATACTGCTTGGGATGGATACGAACAGATTCCGACATGGATATCACAAGGCTACATGACAATGGCTGCTGAAGCGCTCACTCAGCTTGATGGTATAAAACCAACGCATCTTCTTTTACAAGCCGGTGTTGGTGCAATGGCAGGCGGTGTCTTAGGGTATTATGCGGATGCATTAGGTGCTGATAATATCACTTCTGTGATTGTTGAACCTGAAAATGTAGCCTGTATTTATCTTTCTGGAACAAGCGCTGATGGCGAGGTAAAGGCCGTTAGCGGAGAGTTAAACAGTATCATGACCGGTCTTGCTTGTGGAGAGCCCAATCCTGTTACGTGGCCAATTCTTAAAAATTGTAGCAAATATTTTGTCTCCGTCGGTGATAATGTGACTGCCACAGGTATGCGGGTTTTAGCAAACCCACTTCCAGGTGATCAAGCTATTATCAGTGGTGAATCAGGTGCGATCACATTAGGTTTACTTTACGCATTAGCACAATCAGAAACGGGTAAGGCACAAGCAAAAGAGTTAGGGCTAAATGAAGAGTCTGTCGTACTTATCTTTAGTACTGAAGGGGATATTAACCCAGCAAGCTATCAAAACATTGTTTGGAATGGCCAATATCCACTATAA
- a CDS encoding M24 family metallopeptidase produces the protein MSSYLDRGFTLAEFENRTARAQRVMHEMKLDAMLFTTEPNVRYFTGFQTQFWQSPTRPWFVVIPAEGKPIAVIPEIGASGMAGTWVDNIITWASPCPEDDGISLLVNVLNGLVSKYGRVGVTMGIESHLRMPINNFLALRNRVKKEFVDTSLATHELRQIKSQAEIEKTREICRITNVGFDNLPNYAQVGMSEREICKQFRIDMLQEGADECPYIISGSGADGYNSIIMGPTDRVIEKGDVLIIDTGAVRDGYFSDFDRNWAFGYASEETKSAYRATYEATTKGFEAAKPGNTTSDIYNAMWSVLEANGALGNDVGRLGHGLGMELTERPSNTATDNSVLKPGMVMTLEPGMVYASGKSMVHEENIVITEDGAEWLSRRAEAELIIIK, from the coding sequence ATGTCTAGTTATCTTGATCGCGGTTTTACATTAGCGGAATTTGAAAATAGAACAGCACGCGCACAGCGAGTGATGCATGAAATGAAATTGGATGCGATGCTCTTTACAACGGAGCCTAACGTTCGTTATTTTACAGGGTTCCAGACTCAATTTTGGCAAAGTCCAACGCGCCCTTGGTTTGTGGTCATTCCAGCAGAGGGTAAACCCATTGCAGTTATTCCAGAGATTGGTGCAAGTGGTATGGCGGGGACTTGGGTTGATAACATTATTACGTGGGCATCACCTTGTCCTGAAGATGACGGCATTAGCTTATTAGTAAATGTCTTAAATGGCTTAGTGAGCAAGTATGGCCGTGTTGGTGTGACAATGGGCATTGAGTCTCATTTACGTATGCCCATTAATAATTTTCTAGCATTAAGGAACCGAGTTAAAAAAGAATTTGTAGATACTTCTTTGGCGACTCATGAACTCCGTCAGATTAAATCACAAGCTGAAATTGAAAAAACACGTGAAATATGTCGCATTACCAATGTTGGCTTTGATAACTTACCTAATTATGCACAAGTGGGAATGTCTGAGAGAGAAATTTGCAAGCAATTTCGTATTGATATGTTGCAAGAAGGCGCTGATGAATGCCCATATATCATTAGTGGTTCTGGCGCTGATGGTTATAACAGTATCATTATGGGTCCTACTGATCGTGTCATTGAAAAAGGGGATGTGCTGATTATTGATACCGGTGCTGTTCGTGATGGTTATTTTTCTGACTTTGATCGAAATTGGGCATTTGGTTATGCGAGTGAAGAAACTAAATCGGCATATCGAGCGACATATGAAGCAACAACCAAAGGCTTTGAAGCGGCTAAACCAGGAAACACGACATCTGATATTTATAATGCAATGTGGAGTGTATTAGAAGCGAATGGTGCATTAGGTAATGATGTTGGTCGCCTTGGTCACGGGTTAGGAATGGAATTAACTGAACGCCCATCAAATACCGCAACAGATAACAGTGTATTAAAACCAGGTATGGTAATGACGCTTGAACCTGGAATGGTTTACGCTTCAGGTAAATCAATGGTACATGAAGAGAATATTGTGATCACAGAAGATGGGGCTGAGTGGCTAAGTAGACGTGCTGAAGCTGAACTTATCATTATAAAGTGA
- the glf gene encoding UDP-galactopyranose mutase: protein MKYDFLIVGSGLFGSVCAHELTKRGKKVLVLEKRNHIGGNIYTENNDGIQVHKYGAHIFHTNDKEIWDYVNSFVEFNRFTNSPLANYKGDLFNLPFNMNTFYQLWGTKTPEEAKAKISEQRKEMDGKEPSNLEEQAISLVGRDIYEKLIKGYTEKQWGRDCKDLPAFIIRRLPVRFTYDNNYFSDNYQGVPVGGYTKLIEKMLEEVEVRLNVDFLKDKECYQALADNIIYTGPIDEYFANKLGKLEYRSLKFKTKTLQQDNFQGNAVINYTERDIPFTRIIEHKHFDPVDTKHTVVTEEYPCEWKEGDEPYYPINDERNMALFKKYRELCKAENIIFGGRLAEYKYYDMHQVIKSALNLVNKIKEN, encoded by the coding sequence ATGAAATACGATTTTTTAATTGTAGGCTCAGGCCTTTTTGGTTCTGTGTGTGCACATGAATTAACAAAGCGGGGTAAAAAAGTACTCGTTTTAGAAAAGCGAAATCATATCGGTGGTAATATTTATACTGAAAACAATGATGGCATCCAAGTTCATAAGTATGGTGCGCACATATTTCATACAAACGATAAAGAAATTTGGGATTACGTAAATAGTTTTGTTGAATTTAATCGCTTTACAAACTCCCCATTGGCAAACTATAAAGGTGATTTATTTAATCTACCTTTTAATATGAATACGTTTTATCAACTATGGGGAACAAAAACTCCCGAAGAAGCAAAAGCTAAAATATCCGAACAACGTAAAGAAATGGATGGTAAAGAACCATCTAATTTAGAAGAACAAGCCATCTCTCTAGTTGGTAGGGATATTTACGAAAAACTGATAAAAGGTTATACAGAAAAGCAATGGGGTAGAGATTGCAAAGACTTGCCTGCTTTCATTATTCGACGATTGCCTGTCCGTTTTACCTATGACAATAATTATTTCTCTGATAATTATCAAGGTGTACCAGTAGGTGGTTATACGAAGTTAATTGAAAAAATGCTTGAAGAAGTCGAGGTTCGTTTAAATGTCGATTTCCTTAAAGATAAAGAATGTTATCAAGCTTTAGCTGATAATATAATTTATACGGGCCCAATTGATGAGTATTTCGCAAACAAGTTAGGGAAATTGGAGTATCGGTCTTTAAAGTTTAAAACTAAAACATTACAACAAGACAATTTCCAAGGCAATGCTGTTATAAATTATACCGAGCGTGACATTCCTTTCACACGTATTATAGAACATAAACATTTTGATCCAGTTGATACCAAACATACAGTAGTAACTGAAGAATATCCTTGTGAGTGGAAAGAAGGTGATGAACCTTATTACCCTATAAATGATGAAAGAAACATGGCACTGTTTAAAAAATATAGAGAGTTGTGTAAGGCTGAAAATATTATATTTGGTGGGCGCTTAGCGGAGTATAAATATTATGATATGCATCAAGTTATAAAGTCGGCTCTTAATCTTGTTAATAAAATTAAGGAAAATTGA
- a CDS encoding TRAP transporter substrate-binding protein yields MKKTLVSLILGLTLSSAAYAETWKFASEEAKNDVQDIYAQKFAEVIKKESEGDIKVRIYYYGQLGTENDIVELASNGTIQFVSVGAGHIGSYIPEIQALSLPYLLNADEEAVHEVLTNSKSIYNGLSPKFEAVNLKLLSMMSEGDMVWGANKPIHTPADFENVKIRTFTSAIPTETYKVFGATPTPLSWGEVYGALQLGTVDGMVNPIYFIYNAKWHEVQDYLIFPGQQPYISTVSASSKWFNNLSSEKQTMVNKAITAADKAAFDYQVRINSENMVKIREESPDLKVIVLNEEERGEFIELSKSLHDTYFDLVANTYPESEQTAARQNAQDIVNNLGREIKAAAKNLE; encoded by the coding sequence ATGAAAAAAACACTTGTTTCATTAATATTAGGACTTACATTATCATCAGCAGCTTATGCTGAAACATGGAAGTTTGCATCTGAAGAAGCAAAAAATGATGTGCAAGATATATATGCACAAAAATTTGCTGAAGTGATCAAAAAAGAATCTGAGGGAGATATTAAGGTTCGTATTTATTATTATGGTCAACTTGGAACTGAAAACGATATAGTTGAATTAGCATCTAACGGAACGATTCAATTTGTTTCGGTTGGAGCAGGTCACATAGGCTCTTATATACCAGAAATACAAGCGCTGAGCTTGCCTTATCTCTTAAACGCTGATGAAGAAGCGGTACATGAAGTATTAACAAACAGCAAGTCAATTTACAATGGTTTATCACCTAAGTTTGAAGCGGTCAATCTCAAGCTACTCTCTATGATGTCTGAAGGCGATATGGTGTGGGGAGCAAATAAACCTATTCATACTCCTGCTGATTTTGAGAATGTTAAAATTAGAACCTTTACATCCGCTATTCCAACGGAAACATATAAAGTTTTTGGTGCAACACCGACTCCTTTATCATGGGGTGAAGTATATGGTGCACTACAGCTTGGAACCGTTGATGGCATGGTTAACCCTATCTACTTTATCTATAATGCTAAGTGGCACGAAGTTCAGGACTACCTGATTTTCCCGGGCCAGCAGCCTTACATCAGTACCGTTTCTGCAAGCAGCAAGTGGTTTAATAATTTAAGTTCTGAGAAACAAACCATGGTAAACAAGGCGATCACCGCTGCGGATAAAGCTGCGTTTGACTATCAAGTGCGTATTAACAGTGAAAACATGGTTAAAATTCGCGAAGAAAGTCCAGACTTAAAAGTAATTGTGCTTAATGAAGAAGAGCGAGGAGAGTTTATTGAATTGAGTAAATCACTTCATGATACTTATTTTGATCTTGTTGCCAATACCTATCCTGAAAGTGAACAAACCGCAGCACGTCAAAATGCACAAGATATTGTTAATAACTTAGGAAGAGAAATAAAAGCAGCAGCTAAAAACCTCGAGTAA
- a CDS encoding TRAP transporter large permease: MIDFIGDIFSAELDPYVITFALVITMVVLLFMSFPMIVPLAVACLIGLLHFSDVDPQVIIQQMVTGISPTALISVPMFILAADIMTRGKTANYLLELIEAFVGHKRGGLPITACLSCTLFGSVSGSTQATVVAVGQIMRPKLLKVGYKDSFVMSLIINASDIAYLIPPSIALILFGTLANTSVGELFVAGIAPGLVLALLFCIYSYVYSIRHKDSIALVDKKTWPERLKAIKNALLPLGFPALIIGGIYSGIVTPTEAASFAVLYAIIVEAIIYREITFSDITKAALNTGLITAVVFILVGIGQAFSWYISFEMIPQALLEPLELGSSSPEFIMFVIALSFFIGCMFVDSIVVLLILTPIFMPIITAAGLDPVLVGVLVALQMAIGSATPPFGCDIFTAIAIFDRPYMEIIRGTPPFIAILLLMSALLIFFPEIALLPRDFLFDK; encoded by the coding sequence ATGATTGACTTTATCGGTGATATTTTTTCTGCAGAACTTGATCCCTATGTGATTACTTTTGCACTCGTTATTACTATGGTTGTATTGCTTTTTATGAGCTTTCCGATGATTGTGCCGCTCGCTGTTGCTTGTTTGATTGGTTTACTGCATTTTTCAGATGTTGATCCACAAGTTATTATTCAACAAATGGTGACCGGCATTTCGCCTACTGCATTGATTTCTGTCCCTATGTTTATTTTAGCTGCTGATATTATGACGCGAGGCAAAACAGCAAACTATTTACTTGAACTTATCGAGGCATTTGTTGGACATAAACGTGGTGGTTTACCGATCACAGCCTGTTTAAGTTGTACTTTATTTGGGTCTGTCTCAGGTTCTACGCAAGCAACCGTTGTCGCAGTTGGTCAGATAATGAGGCCAAAGCTCCTTAAAGTGGGTTATAAAGACAGTTTTGTTATGTCCTTAATTATTAACGCGAGTGATATCGCTTATTTAATTCCACCGAGTATCGCGCTTATTTTATTTGGCACCTTGGCAAATACGAGCGTGGGAGAGTTGTTTGTTGCTGGGATTGCACCAGGTCTTGTACTGGCTTTGTTATTTTGTATTTATAGCTATGTTTACAGTATTCGACATAAGGATTCTATTGCGTTAGTTGATAAAAAAACCTGGCCTGAACGCCTTAAAGCAATTAAAAATGCCTTATTACCCTTAGGTTTTCCAGCATTGATCATTGGTGGTATTTATTCGGGTATTGTTACTCCAACTGAAGCGGCTTCTTTTGCCGTACTGTATGCCATTATTGTCGAAGCCATTATTTATAGAGAGATCACTTTTTCAGATATTACTAAGGCAGCGTTAAATACGGGTTTAATCACGGCAGTTGTCTTTATTTTAGTGGGCATTGGACAAGCATTTTCTTGGTATATTTCTTTTGAAATGATTCCGCAAGCATTACTTGAACCGCTTGAACTCGGTAGCTCTTCGCCTGAATTTATTATGTTTGTTATTGCGTTATCATTCTTTATTGGTTGTATGTTTGTTGACTCAATTGTAGTACTGCTGATTTTGACGCCGATATTTATGCCTATCATTACAGCTGCTGGACTTGATCCTGTGCTTGTGGGGGTTTTAGTTGCATTACAAATGGCGATTGGATCGGCGACTCCTCCTTTTGGCTGTGATATTTTCACTGCGATAGCGATATTTGATAGACCTTATATGGAAATCATTAGAGGGACTCCTCCCTTTATTGCTATCTTGTTATTGATGTCTGCCTTACTTATTTTCTTCCCTGAAATAGCATTGCTGCCACGAGACTTTCTGTTTGATAAATGA
- a CDS encoding helix-turn-helix transcriptional regulator, which translates to MDDIGLNITQKKLSPEDKMKLESYFPLADTIVSLIGEHCEIVIHSLDELERSVVKISNGSITGRKVGSPITDLGLKMLAQYEKNKNQVQEGYFAKNANGDELKSATFVITGLKGQPIGLFCMNINLSAPFNEVLKAFLPSVDSLPVQELFSSNATDVINESLKKTIIDVDNDNKIMLKQRNKEITRRLFENGIFELKEATQLVALELKISKHAIYKYIREFKS; encoded by the coding sequence ATGGATGATATAGGCTTGAACATAACCCAAAAAAAACTGAGTCCAGAAGATAAAATGAAGCTAGAAAGTTATTTCCCTCTGGCTGATACTATCGTTTCTTTAATTGGAGAACATTGCGAAATTGTTATTCATTCTCTAGACGAATTAGAACGTTCTGTTGTCAAGATATCAAACGGCAGTATTACAGGCCGTAAAGTAGGTAGCCCAATTACAGACTTGGGCCTTAAAATGCTTGCGCAATATGAAAAAAATAAAAACCAAGTCCAAGAAGGGTATTTTGCCAAAAATGCAAATGGCGATGAGCTCAAATCAGCTACCTTTGTGATCACTGGCTTAAAAGGACAGCCAATAGGTTTATTCTGTATGAATATAAACCTATCGGCACCTTTTAATGAAGTATTAAAAGCATTTTTGCCAAGTGTTGATAGCCTCCCTGTACAAGAGTTATTTAGCTCTAACGCGACTGATGTTATTAACGAATCGCTTAAAAAAACCATTATTGATGTCGACAACGACAATAAGATAATGCTTAAACAACGAAACAAAGAAATAACACGTAGATTATTCGAAAACGGTATTTTTGAATTAAAAGAAGCAACACAACTTGTTGCTCTTGAGCTCAAGATATCAAAACATGCAATTTATAAATACATTCGTGAATTTAAATCCTAG
- a CDS encoding maleate cis-trans isomerase family protein, which translates to MNQKTQLTEREKFTALEVNASYVSAPRMSRKHIGLVQLSTDHTLEMDWAKLIGEQAAVFSSRVYYSGDMRPAALDTIATGISKTAQLIATDLPMDVMAFGCTSATMVIGENRVGQLLREGRGDIPTTNPWTAAQAAFKKLGAKKIAIFSPYPSDVNFFLYQQLMKAGFEIVALTSLGIKKDTEITTISKQSMIDALDKMLINSDADLVFMSCTNLRVLDHIELFESMYKRPFVSSNSAMFWHAMALTGTNAHCPGFGRLLNAN; encoded by the coding sequence ATGAATCAGAAAACCCAATTAACAGAACGAGAGAAATTTACTGCTTTGGAGGTGAATGCGAGTTATGTATCAGCCCCAAGAATGTCACGCAAGCATATTGGTTTAGTGCAACTAAGTACAGATCATACCTTAGAAATGGATTGGGCGAAATTGATTGGCGAACAAGCAGCCGTGTTTAGTTCAAGGGTTTATTATAGTGGTGATATGCGACCGGCTGCGCTAGATACAATTGCAACCGGTATATCAAAGACAGCTCAGTTAATTGCAACTGATTTACCTATGGATGTTATGGCATTCGGCTGCACATCTGCAACGATGGTGATCGGTGAAAATAGAGTAGGGCAGTTGTTACGTGAAGGTCGTGGTGATATTCCAACAACGAATCCTTGGACTGCCGCACAAGCCGCATTTAAAAAACTGGGCGCAAAAAAAATTGCAATATTTTCACCTTATCCGTCAGATGTTAATTTCTTTCTTTATCAGCAATTAATGAAAGCAGGCTTTGAGATTGTTGCATTAACCTCTCTAGGTATAAAAAAAGATACAGAGATCACCACTATTTCAAAACAATCTATGATTGATGCGCTTGATAAAATGCTTATCAATAGTGATGCGGACTTAGTGTTTATGTCTTGCACTAATTTGCGTGTACTGGATCATATTGAGCTTTTCGAATCTATGTATAAACGTCCATTTGTAAGCAGTAATTCAGCTATGTTTTGGCATGCTATGGCACTAACGGGGACAAATGCTCATTGCCCTGGTTTTGGGCGTCTACTTAACGCTAATTAG
- a CDS encoding TRAP transporter small permease, producing MKNPLFIINRVTEKLEAFIIGAGIILMMLNSVINAMGRYLFNYSLYFSEELNQFLIVIVTFVGFAYAVRMGRNIRMTAVYDMLSFKKQKILTTFIAFSTATLMFYLSYEAYLYVLDIRDINRLSSALQIPVYLIYSIIPFGFFIAGLQYASSFIMNLLHPEIYLSFSVIETKDNQDMQL from the coding sequence ATGAAAAACCCTCTGTTTATTATAAATCGCGTTACTGAAAAATTAGAAGCCTTTATTATAGGTGCGGGTATCATTTTGATGATGCTAAACTCTGTGATTAACGCAATGGGGCGTTATCTTTTTAATTACAGCCTTTATTTTTCTGAAGAATTAAATCAATTTTTAATTGTTATCGTTACTTTTGTTGGTTTTGCATATGCTGTTCGAATGGGACGTAATATTCGAATGACGGCAGTTTACGATATGTTATCCTTTAAAAAACAAAAAATATTGACCACCTTTATTGCTTTTTCTACCGCCACATTAATGTTTTATCTAAGCTATGAAGCTTATTTATATGTCTTAGATATCCGTGATATCAATCGCCTCAGTTCCGCATTGCAAATACCTGTTTATCTTATTTATTCGATCATTCCTTTTGGTTTTTTTATCGCGGGATTACAGTATGCAAGTAGTTTTATTATGAATCTGTTACACCCAGAAATATATTTATCTTTTAGTGTTATTGAAACGAAAGATAACCAGGATATGCAATTATGA
- a CDS encoding RidA family protein, whose amino-acid sequence MKTIINTAKAPAAIGPYSQANTFGDLVFTSGQLGLNADTMVLVEGGIKEQSYQVLKNLVIVLEAAGASADTVLKTTCFIADMNDFAAFNEVYAEFFAKNAPARLCVEAARLPKDALIEVEAIAYKA is encoded by the coding sequence ATGAAAACTATCATCAACACAGCAAAAGCACCTGCAGCAATTGGCCCTTACTCTCAAGCAAATACATTTGGTGATCTTGTATTTACATCAGGTCAGTTAGGCTTGAATGCAGATACAATGGTATTGGTAGAAGGTGGCATCAAAGAGCAATCTTATCAAGTACTTAAAAATCTTGTTATTGTGCTTGAAGCTGCTGGTGCATCAGCTGATACCGTTCTTAAAACAACCTGTTTTATTGCGGATATGAATGACTTTGCTGCATTTAATGAAGTTTATGCTGAATTTTTTGCTAAAAATGCGCCAGCTCGCTTATGTGTAGAAGCTGCTCGTTTACCAAAAGATGCATTAATTGAAGTTGAAGCTATTGCCTATAAAGCATAA
- a CDS encoding DMT family transporter encodes MTKNTQGFALAIFGVLLLAPDVVLMRWISLVHADVIFWRGIGFIIGFSGLVLYRYKSDFFVAIKKAGWTGVASGVLFALGTYCYSASIQTIGAASTMVIISSSPVFAALINWLFLNQRMHVFSIIAIFFVLTGIVFIAFGDINQLSMSTLLPLTTAVFMAINFNLAESKADTDISPGLIWGGILLTVIALFNGVPEVQGQGVDILFVLINAIFIMPIGFTLLQIAPRFINATQTSVCLLLEPLVGPVIVFLMLGEKPGGNTFVGCAIIFIAVVYYIYNESNQNKKTYKNRGGTQCG; translated from the coding sequence ATGACTAAAAATACTCAAGGTTTTGCCCTTGCTATCTTTGGGGTGCTGTTACTAGCACCTGATGTTGTCCTGATGCGCTGGATATCTCTTGTACATGCGGATGTTATTTTTTGGCGTGGTATTGGCTTTATTATTGGTTTTTCAGGTTTAGTACTTTATCGATACAAAAGCGATTTTTTTGTCGCGATAAAAAAAGCAGGTTGGACAGGTGTTGCAAGTGGTGTGTTATTTGCATTGGGAACTTATTGCTATTCCGCATCGATTCAAACTATTGGTGCGGCATCAACGATGGTTATTATAAGTAGTTCCCCGGTGTTTGCGGCACTTATTAATTGGCTTTTTTTAAATCAAAGAATGCATGTGTTTTCAATTATAGCTATTTTCTTTGTTTTAACCGGGATTGTTTTTATTGCTTTTGGTGATATTAATCAGCTTAGTATGAGTACCTTGTTGCCATTAACGACGGCAGTATTTATGGCAATTAACTTTAACCTGGCAGAATCAAAAGCAGATACAGATATCAGTCCAGGCCTTATTTGGGGAGGGATATTGTTAACGGTGATTGCATTGTTTAATGGCGTACCAGAGGTGCAAGGTCAGGGTGTCGATATCCTGTTCGTGCTTATTAACGCGATATTTATTATGCCGATTGGTTTTACATTGTTACAAATAGCACCGCGTTTTATTAATGCCACACAAACAAGCGTCTGTTTATTGCTAGAGCCTTTGGTTGGTCCTGTTATTGTATTTCTGATGTTAGGTGAAAAACCAGGAGGCAATACTTTTGTTGGTTGCGCTATTATTTTTATTGCTGTGGTTTATTATATTTATAATGAAAGTAATCAAAATAAAAAAACTTACAAAAACCGCGGCGGCACCCAATGCGGATAA